One part of the Dysidea avara chromosome 10, odDysAvar1.4, whole genome shotgun sequence genome encodes these proteins:
- the LOC136236171 gene encoding uncharacterized protein → MPRVPPFIHVNTLKEIPVDFYIWNISTMTEVINDAGGMINSWCAGALPKSHQQVSYYKCKEKGQEDQGHNFDVLYNVMLQCKSSNPGKEFVRTVAAAPEPMAVLATDRQLDDMVRFLTDPVEFAIMGVDPTFNFGTFNVTPTVYRNLLLEHRTKGHSPVMLGPMLVHHQKKFSSYNFFASTLISLQPALRNIIAFGTDGENKLYKAFSVNFPYAIHLRCIRYYRSNLSSKLKDLGIPSSVAETFLSDIFGKTDDQIHTEGIVDASDSQNFQERLEGLQDVWDSREQECNPGKVPAFFDWFVANKSDEVVDNMLRPIREAAGLGSPPSPYYTNDSECINSVMHNKTHYNASEWDKFNLSMQELVEQSYKLLELAVIDKGAARFRSMYKDLVVDQLQWVRMTSKQRELHLRKVATRKVVGSLSNTDETSVLDDGNDYSPLSLSPEEANLSNILLETVRGIWTKAKSLLETPRAVVNGPCFSASVNSTVIVASKSSAKPRTIICKPQGVISCENTCPHWASLQICSHSVAAAQFNCELEIFPEKYRKKKCAPNLMKLAKVGMPRGAGKKGDLPPKKRKSPQTITKNVTPACITSSSQPKGKKKSSASQGSLQTVTSTSQDFSDHNQYTGVQYLPQSFPPSSWTRGILHIPG, encoded by the coding sequence ATGCCACGTGTACCTCCTTTTATCCATGTCAATACACTAAAGGAAATTCCCGTTGACTTCTATATTTGGAATATAAGCACAATGACTGAGGTAATCAATGATGCTGGGGGGATGATCAACTCATGGTGTGCAGGAGCACTTCCTAAAAGTCATCAGCAGGTGTCATATTACAAGTGTAAAGAAAAGGGTCAAGAAGACCAAGGGCACAACTTCGATGTCCTTTACAATGTAATGTTACAGTGCAAATCTAGCAATCCAGGCAAAGAATTTGTACGAACGGTAGCTGCAGCACCTGAACCAATGGCAGTATTAGCAACTGACCGCCAACTTGATGATATGGTGAGGTTCCTGACAGACCCTGTGGAGTTTGCAATAATGGGTGTAGATCCAACGTTCAACTTTGGAACATTTAATGTTACTCCCACAGTTTACCGTAACCTACTCCTTGAGCATCGTACCAAGGGTCACAGCCCAGTGATGCTTGGACCAATGTTGGTACACCACCAAAAGAAATTTTCGTCGTACAATTTCTTTGCATCTACCTTGATTAGTTTACAACCAGCTCTTCGTAACATTATCGCCTTTGGTACAGACGGGGAGAATAAACTGTACAAAGCTTTTTCTGTAAATTTTCCCTATGCAATACATCTGCGCTGCATTCGTTATTACAGAAGTAATTTGAGTTCCAAACTAAAGGATTTGGGCATACCTTCATCTGTTGCAGAAACATTTTTATCTGACATATTTGGGAAGACTGATGACCAAATTCACACTGAAGGTATTGTTGATGCCAGTGATTCTCAAAACTTTCAAGAAAGATTGGAAGGTCTACAAGATGTTTGGGACTCTCGGGAACAGGAATGCAACCCTGGCAAAGTCCCAGCCTTTTTTGATTGGTTTGTTGCAAACAAATCGGATGAAGTAGTTGATAACATGCTTCGACCTATCCGAGAAGCTGCAGGGTTAGGCTCTCCACCAAGTCCATATTATACCAATGACAGTGAGTGTATAAATAGTGTAATGCACAACAAAACACATTACAATGCTTCGGAATGGGATAAATTCAACTTGTCCATGCAGGAATTGGTAGAACAGTCTTACAAATTGTTGGAGTTAGCGGTCATCGACAAAGGAGCTGCTCGATTTCGTTCCATGTACAAGGATCTTGTAGTAGATCAGCTTCAATGGGTGAGAATGACTTCAAAACAAAGGGAGCTACATTTACGTAAAGTTGCCACAAGAAAGGTGGTTGGTTCACTGAGTAACACAGACGAGACCAGTGTGCTTGATGATGGTAATGATTACTCTCCTTTATCACTATCTCCTGAGGAAGCTAATCTAtcaaatattctattagaaaCAGTCCGTGGCATTTGGACAAAAGCCAAATCATTGCTCGAAACACCACGAGCTGTTGTGAACGGTCCTTGTTTTTCTGCCAGTGTCAATAGCACAGTCATTGTTGCAAGCAAGTCCAGTGCCAAACCACGTACTATTATCTGTAAACCTCAAGGAGTTATTTCATGCGAAAACACTTGTCCGCATTGGGCTTCGTTACAGATATGTAGCCATTCAGTGGCAGCTGCCCAATTTAATTGTGAATTAGAAATTTTTCCGGAAAAATATCGTAAAAAGAAATGCGCCCCAAATTTGATGAAGCTAGCCAAAGTTGGAATGCCAAGAGGTGCTGGCAAGAAGGGCGATTTGCCTCCTAAGAAAAGGAAGTCTCCTCAGACAATAACAAAGAATGTCACACCTGCATGCATCACTTCATCAAGCCAGCCAAAAGGCAAGAAGAAAAGTTCAGCATCCCAGGGTAGTCTTCAAACTGTGACTAGTACCAGTCAAGATTTTAGTGACCACAACCAATATACTGGTGTGCAATACTTGCCACAAAGCTTTCCCCCCTCCAGTTGGACAAGAGGGATTCTGCACATCCCAGGGTAA